In Candidatus Kaistella beijingensis, a genomic segment contains:
- the lpdA gene encoding dihydrolipoyl dehydrogenase, translating into MSQFDVTVIGSGPGGYVAAIRCAQLGFKTAIIEKYPTMGGTCLNVGCIPSKALLDSSEHFENAKHNFANHGIIIDEPKADLARMVARKNEVVDQTTKGIQFLMDKNKITVFQGVGSFEDATHVKITKEDGSSEVIETKYAIIATGSKPSNLPFINLDKERIITSTEALKLKEIPKKLIVIGGGVIGLELGSVYLRLGSEVTVVEFMDKIIPGMDGALSKELNKVLRKQGMKFELSTAVSAVERNGDSVKVTAKNKKGEEVTFEGDYVLVSVGRKPYTEGLGLEKAGVDLDERGRVKVNEHLQTNVSNIYAIGDVIQGAMLAHKASEEGVLVAEQLAGQKPHINYNLIPGVVYTWPEVAGVGKTEEQLKAEGVAIKVGNFPMRALGRSRASGDLDGFIKIIADEKTDEVLGVHMIGARAADMIAAAVTAMEFRASAEDIARMSHAHPTFAEAIKEAALDATGKIAIHF; encoded by the coding sequence ATGAGTCAATTCGATGTTACCGTAATCGGTTCCGGTCCAGGAGGTTATGTTGCTGCAATTCGTTGTGCGCAATTGGGTTTCAAAACAGCAATTATCGAAAAATATCCAACAATGGGCGGAACTTGCCTTAATGTTGGCTGTATTCCTTCCAAAGCACTTTTGGACAGTTCCGAACATTTCGAAAACGCCAAACACAATTTCGCCAACCACGGAATCATCATTGATGAACCAAAAGCTGATTTGGCAAGAATGGTCGCAAGAAAAAATGAAGTGGTTGACCAAACGACTAAAGGAATTCAGTTTTTGATGGACAAAAACAAAATTACAGTTTTTCAAGGTGTTGGAAGTTTTGAAGATGCGACTCACGTAAAAATCACCAAAGAAGACGGTTCTTCTGAAGTAATTGAAACAAAATATGCAATCATTGCAACAGGTTCAAAACCATCGAATTTGCCCTTCATTAATTTAGATAAAGAAAGAATCATCACTTCTACGGAAGCTTTAAAACTAAAAGAAATTCCTAAAAAGCTCATCGTAATCGGTGGAGGAGTGATCGGTCTTGAATTGGGTTCTGTTTATTTACGATTGGGTTCAGAAGTTACCGTTGTGGAATTTATGGATAAAATTATTCCGGGAATGGACGGCGCTTTGTCGAAAGAACTAAACAAAGTTTTGAGAAAGCAAGGAATGAAATTCGAACTTTCAACCGCAGTTTCCGCTGTTGAAAGAAATGGCGATTCAGTGAAAGTGACTGCAAAAAATAAGAAAGGTGAAGAAGTAACTTTTGAAGGAGATTACGTTTTGGTTTCTGTGGGTAGAAAACCTTATACAGAAGGTCTTGGCTTAGAAAAAGCAGGTGTTGATTTGGACGAAAGAGGAAGAGTGAAAGTGAACGAGCATCTTCAAACCAATGTTTCTAATATTTACGCAATTGGAGACGTGATTCAAGGTGCAATGTTGGCTCACAAAGCATCTGAAGAAGGCGTTTTGGTGGCTGAACAATTGGCTGGACAAAAACCTCACATCAATTATAATTTAATTCCGGGTGTCGTTTACACTTGGCCAGAAGTTGCAGGCGTTGGAAAAACCGAGGAACAATTAAAAGCAGAAGGAGTTGCGATAAAAGTAGGAAATTTCCCGATGAGAGCTTTGGGAAGAAGCCGTGCTTCTGGAGATTTGGACGGTTTCATTAAAATTATTGCCGATGAAAAAACCGACGAAGTTCTTGGCGTTCACATGATTGGAGCAAGAGCCGCAGATATGATTGCAGCCGCAGTTACAGCGATGGAATTCCGTGCAAGTGCAGAAGATATTGCAAGAATGTCACACGCTCATCCAACTTTTGCGGAAGCGATTAAGGAAGCAGCTTTGGACGCAACGGGAAAAATTGCGATACATTTTTAA
- a CDS encoding CvfB family protein translates to MNIGKTNTLKISEHNSSGLILVDENGEKAFLPKIFASESSLIGDEMEVFVYQDDDKLKATTEKANAEVGEFAVMTCVQSLPSGAFMDWGIIKDLFVPYKQQKSKIVEGKRYLVYVYVDEILGLITGTTKFKRNPQYENLPFKKGDKVNLILMGESELGWNVVINKEYIGLIYASDVYKKLYPLSEELGYIKTIREDGKIDVSLQPEGYENIDEFQKIILEKLQQNYGLLYVSDKSDPEEIKQELQMSKKNFKKAIGGLYKDKKIEIFEDKIRLI, encoded by the coding sequence ATGAACATCGGCAAAACAAACACCCTCAAAATTTCAGAACACAATTCTTCAGGTTTAATCCTAGTTGATGAAAATGGTGAAAAAGCATTTCTACCTAAGATTTTTGCATCAGAAAGTTCATTAATCGGTGATGAAATGGAGGTTTTCGTTTATCAGGACGACGATAAATTAAAGGCGACCACCGAAAAAGCCAACGCAGAAGTAGGAGAGTTTGCGGTGATGACTTGCGTACAGTCGCTTCCGAGCGGAGCGTTTATGGATTGGGGGATTATCAAGGATTTATTTGTTCCCTACAAACAGCAGAAATCTAAAATTGTTGAGGGGAAAAGATATTTGGTGTACGTTTATGTGGATGAAATTTTAGGTTTAATTACGGGAACTACCAAGTTTAAAAGAAATCCACAATACGAAAATCTACCGTTCAAAAAAGGAGATAAAGTGAACTTGATTTTGATGGGCGAAAGTGAACTCGGTTGGAATGTGGTCATCAATAAAGAATACATCGGTTTGATCTACGCTTCTGATGTTTACAAAAAATTATATCCTTTGTCGGAAGAACTTGGCTATATCAAAACCATTCGTGAAGATGGTAAAATAGATGTTTCTCTTCAACCCGAAGGTTATGAAAATATCGACGAATTCCAAAAAATTATTCTTGAGAAGTTACAGCAAAATTATGGCTTGCTCTATGTTTCAGACAAGTCGGATCCCGAAGAAATCAAGCAGGAACTCCAAATGAGCAAAAAGAATTTCAAGAAAGCAATTGGCGGACTTTACAAGGATAAAAAGATTGAGATTTTCGAGGATAAAATTAGGTTGATATAA
- a CDS encoding DUF2442 domain-containing protein translates to MSNIKVRNANYLKNYEIQLHFATNERMTVDLEHFLSKDQFSDLKDKEVFKNFKIEDGNLVWENGAEFSANFLYSRPSEDELSCV, encoded by the coding sequence ATGAGTAATATTAAAGTAAGAAACGCAAACTATTTAAAAAATTACGAAATACAGCTCCATTTTGCTACCAATGAAAGAATGACCGTTGATCTTGAACATTTTCTTTCCAAAGACCAATTTTCTGATTTAAAGGACAAAGAAGTTTTCAAAAACTTCAAAATTGAAGATGGGAATTTAGTTTGGGAAAATGGCGCAGAATTTTCAGCGAATTTCCTTTACTCAAGACCAAGTGAAGACGAATTAAGCTGTGTTTAA
- the tatC gene encoding twin-arginine translocase subunit TatC — protein sequence MSEGKEMSFWGHIGELRGHLIRSIIAIVVGAVIIGFNINWIMDHVFFGPTRNDFPTFRVVNHFSRLVLGQDSIHLPKDFPVRVQKLYQQFNVMMAVSMFGGMVLAFPYIIWELWRFISPALHPNERKNSVFLINFVWILFLAGILCGYFLILPFAINFGVIFKISDIIVPLYDLSDYTTLFLQVVLGMGVIFLFPVIVYFLTTIGILTPNFMKTYRRHAIVLIMVVAAIVTPADVLSMLMAAFPLLLLYEFSILMCTYTFKKVEKRNSLPVKTS from the coding sequence GTGAGCGAAGGAAAAGAAATGTCATTTTGGGGACACATCGGCGAATTGCGCGGACATTTAATCCGCTCCATCATTGCGATTGTTGTGGGTGCCGTCATTATCGGTTTCAATATCAATTGGATTATGGACCATGTTTTTTTCGGCCCGACTCGAAATGATTTCCCAACTTTCCGGGTGGTGAACCATTTTTCAAGGTTGGTTCTTGGTCAAGATAGTATTCATTTACCAAAAGATTTCCCCGTTCGTGTTCAAAAACTGTATCAGCAATTTAACGTAATGATGGCGGTTTCCATGTTTGGCGGAATGGTTTTGGCGTTTCCGTACATTATTTGGGAATTGTGGCGTTTCATCAGTCCCGCTCTTCATCCGAATGAAAGAAAAAATTCTGTTTTCCTCATCAATTTTGTGTGGATTCTTTTTCTTGCGGGAATTTTGTGTGGATATTTTCTGATTTTGCCTTTCGCCATCAATTTTGGTGTTATCTTTAAAATTTCCGACATCATTGTTCCACTTTACGATTTAAGCGACTACACGACTTTATTTTTGCAGGTTGTTTTGGGAATGGGTGTAATTTTCCTTTTTCCCGTAATCGTGTATTTTCTAACAACGATTGGAATTCTCACGCCAAATTTCATGAAAACCTACCGTCGTCACGCAATCGTTTTGATTATGGTTGTAGCCGCAATCGTAACTCCTGCCGATGTTTTGAGTATGTTGATGGCGGCTTTTCCTCTACTATTACTTTATGAGTTCAGTATTTTGATGTGTACTTATACGTTTAAAAAAGTGGAGAAAAGAAATTCTTTGCCTGTAAAAACTTCGTAA
- a CDS encoding T9SS type A sorting domain-containing protein, with amino-acid sequence MKRIFTFYKKRNHSSKISYKSGKSKIFSAAIGFAMLFGFSMSSNAQTTLVIPSTNEGSAFIGPYGNAARQLQLIIDDTLLTTLVGKNLTSISFRLPASTADAWPPTALTMNSFNVYLSDSVEPANRQLDFAANVVGTQTQVRSGSLAIPAGALTVGSNPNDFSFKITFNTPWQYNGGNLLIEMRHSGTGISSRSVQAASTSSAGYGTLYSALWQSTGNVLQGNFCMVEITADGQLATSSVKIGSNPVIYPNPVNDVINIKSEKEYINYSIYNTAGQLVASEKISGKSSMNVSRLPIGNYLLKLTDKNGNIEVSQFIKK; translated from the coding sequence ATGAAAAGAATATTTACCTTTTACAAAAAGCGAAATCATTCATCAAAAATTTCTTATAAATCCGGAAAGAGCAAAATTTTTTCAGCAGCGATAGGTTTTGCGATGCTGTTTGGTTTTAGTATGAGTTCAAATGCACAAACAACTTTAGTTATACCGAGTACAAATGAAGGAAGCGCTTTCATCGGACCTTATGGAAATGCGGCAAGACAACTTCAATTAATTATTGACGATACATTGCTCACAACTTTGGTTGGAAAAAATCTTACTTCCATTTCTTTTCGTTTACCGGCAAGTACAGCCGACGCTTGGCCTCCAACTGCTTTGACCATGAATTCATTCAATGTGTATTTAAGCGATTCAGTTGAGCCAGCCAATCGACAGTTAGATTTCGCAGCAAATGTTGTGGGAACTCAAACCCAGGTACGATCAGGAAGTTTGGCAATTCCTGCAGGTGCTTTAACAGTAGGCTCTAATCCGAATGATTTCAGTTTTAAGATTACCTTTAACACGCCATGGCAATACAATGGCGGAAATCTTTTGATCGAAATGCGTCACAGCGGAACTGGAATATCATCACGATCGGTACAAGCTGCATCTACAAGTTCTGCAGGTTACGGAACTTTATATTCTGCTCTATGGCAATCTACCGGAAATGTATTGCAGGGCAACTTCTGTATGGTTGAAATTACAGCAGATGGTCAATTAGCCACAAGTTCAGTAAAAATTGGATCGAATCCGGTAATTTATCCTAATCCGGTAAATGATGTTATAAATATAAAATCCGAAAAAGAATATATTAATTATTCCATCTATAATACTGCGGGACAATTGGTTGCTTCTGAAAAAATATCAGGAAAATCTTCAATGAATGTATCACGTCTTCCGATTGGAAACTACTTATTAAAGCTCACTGATAAAAATGGAAACATTGAAGTTTCCCAGTTTATCAAAAAATAA
- a CDS encoding glycosyltransferase has product MKKISIIFILPDLETGGAERIVTTIANHLPREKFEPKILLLRKEGGYLQFLKDDVEIIDIQTPRIRHSLKPILLEIKRRKPDIVFSGFGEINAYLSLFIKIFPKTKFIARETNVVSKHVTRKEIRFFYKFYNNYYRIICQSDDMQNDLVENFNIKKEKLVKINNPVDFDFIESKLEISTKPESFKNDCKNVVAIGNLSSRKGFDNLLKVFSHLRNEKILLHILGNGRDRETLHQMKNDLDLENVFFHGQQENPYQFLKFADLFILSSRYEGFPNVLLEAGACGTYSIANNCPGGISEIIQPKINGEISDIENHENFAKKIVEVLNENHHPQQIINSIKSRFSKEIILKKYEELLLKI; this is encoded by the coding sequence ATGAAAAAAATCTCCATCATCTTCATCCTTCCAGATTTAGAAACAGGCGGTGCAGAACGCATTGTGACGACAATTGCCAATCATCTTCCACGTGAAAAGTTTGAACCGAAGATTCTTTTGTTGAGAAAAGAAGGCGGTTATTTACAGTTTCTAAAAGATGATGTAGAAATTATAGACATTCAAACTCCACGAATCCGTCATTCTTTAAAACCTATTTTACTGGAAATCAAAAGAAGAAAACCCGATATTGTTTTCAGCGGTTTTGGGGAAATTAATGCGTATCTATCTTTATTTATCAAGATTTTTCCGAAAACAAAATTCATTGCGAGAGAAACGAACGTGGTTTCAAAACACGTGACAAGGAAGGAAATCCGTTTTTTCTATAAATTTTACAACAATTATTACCGAATTATTTGTCAGAGCGACGATATGCAGAATGATTTGGTTGAAAATTTCAATATCAAAAAAGAAAAACTCGTCAAAATTAATAATCCTGTCGATTTTGATTTTATCGAAAGTAAACTGGAAATTTCTACAAAACCTGAAAGTTTTAAAAATGATTGCAAAAATGTGGTGGCCATCGGAAATCTTTCTTCCAGAAAGGGTTTTGATAATTTATTAAAGGTTTTTTCTCACCTACGAAATGAAAAAATTCTACTTCACATTTTAGGAAATGGAAGAGATAGAGAAACCCTCCATCAGATGAAAAATGATTTGGATTTGGAAAATGTCTTCTTTCACGGACAACAGGAAAATCCTTACCAATTCCTGAAGTTTGCAGACTTATTTATTCTTTCCTCGCGTTACGAAGGTTTTCCAAATGTTTTGTTGGAAGCAGGCGCGTGCGGAACGTATTCCATAGCCAACAATTGTCCTGGTGGAATTTCGGAAATCATTCAACCAAAAATTAATGGAGAAATTTCAGATATTGAAAACCACGAAAATTTTGCAAAAAAAATTGTGGAGGTTTTAAATGAAAATCATCATCCGCAACAAATTATAAACTCGATTAAATCAAGATTTTCAAAAGAAATTATATTGAAAAAGTATGAGGAGTTGCTTTTGAAAATCTAA
- a CDS encoding SRPBCC family protein, translated as MHENVVVKQKVNAPLEKVWNAITDKNAVKEWYFDIPDFNAAENSVFSFYGGSEDEQYHHLCEVVENVPQKKFKHTWTYPEISKEKTIVRWELEPDGEGTVVTLTHKGLENFEHLGNDFQVESFENGWNGIIGKSLKEYVEK; from the coding sequence ATGCACGAGAATGTAGTCGTTAAACAAAAAGTTAACGCACCTTTAGAAAAAGTTTGGAATGCAATTACTGATAAAAACGCAGTTAAAGAATGGTATTTTGATATTCCGGACTTTAATGCTGCTGAAAACTCGGTTTTCAGTTTTTACGGCGGTTCCGAAGACGAGCAATATCATCATTTATGTGAAGTCGTGGAAAATGTTCCGCAGAAAAAATTCAAGCACACATGGACTTATCCTGAAATTTCAAAGGAGAAAACCATCGTTCGATGGGAATTGGAACCCGATGGAGAAGGAACTGTGGTGACTTTGACACACAAAGGACTTGAGAATTTTGAACATCTAGGAAACGATTTCCAAGTGGAAAGTTTTGAAAACGGTTGGAACGGAATCATCGGAAAAAGTTTAAAAGAATACGTAGAAAAATAA
- a CDS encoding NAD-dependent epimerase/dehydratase family protein, translating into MKIILTGATGMVGNGALISLLKREDIAGILSISRKPSGISNPKLKEVIHKDFYDLWSIANEMRGYDAVLFCLGISSVGLSKEEYFKITHTLTLHFAETFKKENPNGKFCYISGAGTDSKEKGNGWAAVKGKTENDLIKLFGKNAYNFRPAFMKPVDGQSFVNKWYPYFSWMNTIFKPVFPYYFGSVAEVANAMANVAKTGYPSQVLETKDIAVAAKNI; encoded by the coding sequence ATGAAAATTATTTTAACCGGCGCAACCGGAATGGTTGGAAATGGTGCTTTAATCAGCCTTCTAAAACGTGAAGATATTGCTGGAATTCTTTCCATCAGTAGAAAACCAAGCGGAATTTCTAACCCGAAGCTGAAAGAAGTTATCCATAAGGATTTTTACGACCTGTGGTCTATTGCAAATGAAATGAGAGGTTACGACGCGGTTTTGTTTTGTTTGGGAATTTCTTCGGTTGGACTTTCAAAAGAGGAATATTTTAAGATCACCCACACTTTGACGCTCCATTTCGCGGAAACTTTCAAAAAAGAAAATCCAAACGGAAAATTTTGCTACATTTCCGGAGCAGGCACGGATTCTAAAGAAAAAGGAAACGGCTGGGCTGCAGTAAAAGGAAAAACGGAAAACGACTTAATCAAACTTTTCGGAAAAAATGCCTATAATTTTCGTCCTGCATTTATGAAACCTGTGGATGGACAAAGTTTTGTCAATAAATGGTATCCGTATTTTTCGTGGATGAATACGATTTTCAAACCAGTATTTCCTTACTATTTCGGAAGCGTTGCCGAGGTTGCAAATGCAATGGCAAATGTGGCAAAAACAGGTTATCCAAGTCAGGTTTTGGAAACGAAAGATATTGCTGTTGCTGCCAAGAATATTTGA
- a CDS encoding KpsF/GutQ family sugar-phosphate isomerase produces the protein MNQPDILQLAKNAIDIEISELENLKNRLSEDFLKAVEIINSAKGKLIIVGIGKSAHVGNKIVATLNSTGTPSQFLHASEAIHGDLGVIQKTDVVLCISNSGNSPEIVNLAPFLKEYSSALIAMTGNPNSKLAEFSDVILNTHVEKEACPIKLAPTSSTTVQMALGDALAVCLMELNGFKENDFAKFHPGGSLGKNLTAKVDQFLSSQKPQVSENSGIREIIISVSGSTHGITVVTDNEKITGVITDGDLRRMLMSEQDVSKIIAKDIMSKNPKSIDKNALAKEAMAVLKEKNIGQLIVTENGKYFGIIDIHRLLDEGIN, from the coding sequence ATGAATCAACCCGACATTCTGCAACTCGCCAAAAACGCTATCGATATTGAAATTTCCGAACTTGAAAACCTCAAAAACCGTCTTAGTGAAGATTTTCTGAAGGCGGTGGAAATTATTAATTCCGCTAAAGGAAAACTCATCATCGTGGGAATAGGAAAATCGGCTCATGTTGGAAATAAAATAGTTGCTACATTGAATTCCACGGGAACTCCGTCACAATTTCTACATGCATCGGAAGCGATTCACGGTGATTTGGGCGTGATTCAAAAAACGGATGTGGTTCTCTGTATTTCCAACTCGGGAAATTCCCCTGAAATTGTGAATCTTGCGCCATTTCTAAAGGAATATTCTTCAGCATTAATCGCAATGACGGGAAATCCAAATTCCAAACTTGCTGAATTTTCAGATGTCATTTTGAATACTCACGTTGAAAAAGAAGCATGCCCAATAAAACTTGCACCAACAAGTTCCACGACGGTTCAAATGGCTTTAGGAGACGCTTTAGCGGTTTGTTTAATGGAACTGAATGGTTTTAAAGAAAATGATTTTGCAAAATTTCATCCTGGTGGAAGTTTAGGGAAAAACCTCACCGCAAAAGTGGATCAGTTTCTTTCTTCGCAAAAACCACAAGTATCCGAAAATTCGGGAATTCGAGAAATCATCATATCTGTAAGCGGTTCCACTCACGGAATCACGGTTGTAACTGATAACGAAAAAATTACAGGCGTAATTACCGACGGCGATTTGCGACGAATGTTGATGAGCGAACAAGATGTTTCAAAAATTATCGCAAAAGACATCATGAGCAAAAACCCGAAAAGCATCGACAAAAACGCTTTGGCAAAAGAAGCCATGGCGGTTTTAAAAGAGAAAAATATCGGTCAATTAATTGTCACGGAAAACGGAAAATATTTTGGGATTATCGATATTCACAGATTGTTGGATGAAGGGATAAATTAA
- a CDS encoding RNA-binding protein, whose protein sequence is MQNKELKDGDFCKVIGGTHKGKSGTATNLNISKTGHLTITVVQENGDRFKTLAKNVEVISNV, encoded by the coding sequence ATGCAAAATAAAGAATTAAAAGACGGCGATTTCTGTAAAGTCATCGGCGGAACGCACAAAGGAAAATCTGGAACGGCAACCAATTTGAATATCAGTAAAACAGGACATTTAACGATTACAGTTGTTCAGGAAAATGGCGACCGATTCAAAACCTTGGCAAAAAATGTGGAAGTTATTTCAAACGTCTAG
- the recQ gene encoding DNA helicase RecQ has product MNTKNADLSKELKKYFGFSTFKGQQEEIIQKLLDGNNIFVLMPTGGGKSLCYQLPALISEGTAIVVSPLIALMKNQVDSVNGLSSDEGIAHVLNSSLNKTQTKQVFDDIKSGKTKLLYVAPESLIKEEYLDFLKEVKISFVAIDEAHCISEWGHDFRPEYRNLKLIIDKIADVPVIALTATATPKVQDDIQKTLGMQNAIVFKESFNRPNLFYEVRPKVNIDKEIVKFINKNKGKSGIVYCLSRRKVEEFAQLLQVNGINALPYHAGLDQKTRVANQDKFLMEECDIIVATIAFGMGIDKPDVRFVIHYDIPKSLESYYQETGRAGRDGGEGHCLAFYDPKDIEKLEKFLAQKPVSEREIGLQLLNEVVGYAETSMSRRQYILYYFGEQFDPVKGDGAQMCDNSVNPPTLKDATKELKLVLKLVKDLEEKFKTKDLISVIVGKENPVTKSYKLESTKHFGIGKTESENFWKSIIRQATVQNFLQKDIETYGVLKITEKGQKVIDGKNKNPFLIAEDKEYDLEQSKADSDKVQVQQGGGLDQNLFNQLKELRKTVAKKHGIPPYTVFMDPSLEDMTVQYPITVEEIGKVYGVGEGKAKKYGTEFAEFIKKYVEENDIERTQDMVLKTVANKSSHKVFIIQSTDKKIDLEDIAKAKNLSMDELLKEMERIVYQGTKLNIDYYIDENFDEDIVEEFMDFMKESESDSMKVLLAEFGDDLSDEEVRMLRIKFISDVAN; this is encoded by the coding sequence ATGAATACAAAAAACGCCGATTTATCGAAGGAACTCAAAAAGTATTTCGGCTTCTCAACATTCAAAGGACAGCAGGAAGAAATCATTCAGAAGCTGCTTGATGGAAATAATATTTTCGTATTAATGCCTACAGGTGGCGGAAAGTCGCTTTGTTACCAACTTCCCGCGCTTATTTCGGAGGGAACTGCAATTGTGGTTTCGCCGTTAATCGCTCTAATGAAAAACCAAGTTGATTCCGTGAACGGACTTTCTTCCGACGAAGGTATTGCACACGTTCTGAATTCTTCACTTAATAAAACGCAAACGAAACAGGTTTTCGATGACATCAAATCGGGGAAAACCAAGCTTTTATATGTCGCTCCCGAATCTTTAATTAAAGAGGAGTATCTTGATTTCTTGAAAGAGGTAAAAATTTCTTTCGTAGCCATCGATGAAGCGCACTGTATCTCGGAATGGGGACACGATTTCCGTCCTGAATACCGTAATTTGAAACTCATTATCGATAAAATTGCGGATGTTCCCGTGATTGCTTTAACCGCTACTGCGACGCCAAAAGTTCAAGACGATATCCAAAAAACGTTGGGAATGCAGAATGCGATTGTCTTTAAGGAAAGTTTTAACCGACCGAATCTTTTTTACGAAGTTCGCCCGAAAGTAAACATCGACAAAGAAATCGTAAAATTCATTAATAAGAATAAAGGGAAATCAGGAATTGTTTACTGTTTAAGCCGAAGAAAAGTAGAGGAATTTGCCCAACTTCTTCAAGTAAACGGAATTAACGCACTTCCGTATCACGCAGGTTTGGATCAAAAAACAAGGGTGGCCAATCAAGATAAATTTTTGATGGAAGAATGCGACATTATTGTTGCAACCATCGCATTTGGAATGGGAATCGACAAACCAGACGTTCGTTTTGTGATTCATTACGACATCCCAAAATCTTTGGAAAGTTATTACCAGGAAACGGGAAGAGCGGGAAGAGACGGCGGAGAAGGACATTGCCTCGCTTTCTATGACCCGAAAGACATTGAAAAACTCGAAAAATTTTTAGCGCAAAAACCTGTTTCCGAACGTGAAATCGGTTTGCAATTATTGAATGAAGTTGTAGGATATGCGGAAACTTCGATGAGCAGAAGACAGTATATTCTGTACTATTTCGGCGAACAGTTTGACCCTGTAAAAGGTGATGGAGCGCAAATGTGTGACAATTCCGTGAATCCGCCAACTTTGAAAGACGCGACCAAAGAATTGAAATTGGTCTTGAAATTAGTGAAAGATTTGGAGGAGAAATTTAAAACTAAAGACTTGATTTCGGTGATCGTTGGAAAAGAAAATCCTGTCACGAAATCTTATAAATTAGAATCAACAAAACATTTCGGAATTGGAAAAACTGAATCGGAAAACTTTTGGAAATCCATCATTCGACAAGCAACGGTTCAAAATTTCTTGCAGAAAGATATTGAAACTTACGGCGTACTGAAAATCACCGAAAAAGGGCAGAAAGTTATCGACGGTAAGAATAAAAATCCATTTCTCATCGCGGAGGACAAAGAATATGATCTTGAGCAAAGCAAAGCAGATTCTGACAAAGTTCAGGTTCAGCAAGGAGGCGGTTTAGACCAAAATCTTTTCAACCAATTAAAAGAATTGAGAAAAACGGTCGCCAAAAAACACGGAATTCCTCCATACACCGTTTTCATGGATCCGAGTTTGGAGGATATGACTGTGCAATATCCGATTACCGTTGAAGAAATTGGCAAAGTTTACGGAGTGGGTGAAGGAAAAGCCAAAAAATACGGAACAGAGTTTGCCGAATTCATCAAAAAATATGTGGAGGAAAACGACATCGAGCGAACCCAAGATATGGTGTTGAAAACTGTTGCGAACAAATCGAGCCACAAAGTGTTCATCATTCAAAGTACCGACAAAAAGATTGATTTGGAAGATATTGCCAAAGCCAAAAATCTTTCTATGGATGAACTGTTGAAAGAAATGGAACGTATTGTTTATCAAGGAACTAAACTTAATATCGATTATTATATTGACGAAAATTTTGATGAAGATATTGTGGAAGAATTCATGGATTTCATGAAGGAATCTGAAAGCGACAGTATGAAGGTTCTTTTGGCAGAGTTTGGTGACGATTTGAGCGACGAGGAAGTAAGAATGTTACGGATTAAGTTTATTTCAGATGTAGCGAATTAA